A region of Jaculus jaculus isolate mJacJac1 chromosome 16, mJacJac1.mat.Y.cur, whole genome shotgun sequence DNA encodes the following proteins:
- the LOC101606930 gene encoding solute carrier family 40 member 1-like: MGTHTNYEYAYDFTRQYFNPRVRWRVQTLLLSVFGKQDMRVIMEEELNDTGNSGNEEKQTKASGSRSMEGEKSSSGATLIYLMSPRFLIYVSCALSIWGDRMWHFAMSVFLVELYGHNLLLTAVFGLVVAGSVLIFGVLIGDWIDRKPRNKVAHASLFIQNASVTTCCGVLMLVFSYRREMEQIWHGWLMVACYAVVITLAAVANLAGTALTITIQRDWIVSLTGDNRGQLAGMNATVRRLDQVISIFAPLSVGQVMTWASHVIGCGFILGWNVVSLLVEFLFLSRVYQLVPQLAVKPQQQTGEHSLERQREPMNMQGNFKLRVPKDHSYKLEGQKAKGFDLCLQNMRRLLRTCREGWETYCHQTVFLAGLGLAFLYMTVLGFDCITTGYAYTQGVGGSLLSILTALSAVSGLMGTILFTRLRGHYGLVTTGIISSWLHVGCLTLCVFSVFAPGSPFDMTVFSLPLNKTSSSKRDLLKEDQVHSYSFKRSLNQPILPDRSSIHWTNSTVLFNGQQDPEQPESYISIILLFSGVILARIGLWSFDLTVTQLLQENIPEVERGAVNGVQCSLNYLMDLIHFMLVMLAPRPQQFGMLVFLSILFVITGHVLYFFYARKRHLRTSPVAGVLIQLLCIHDTCRTKEAK, encoded by the exons ATGGGGACACATACCAACTATGAGTATGCCTATGACTTTACTAGGCAATATTTCAACCCAA GAGTCCGGTGGCGGGTCCAAACCCTTCTGCTGTCTGTGTTCGGTAAGCAAGATATG CGTGTAATTATGGAGGAGGAATTGAATGACACTGGAAACTCTGGAAATGAGGAGAAGCAGACCAAAGCCTCGGGCAGCAGGagcatggagggagagaagagctCTTCAG GAGCAACTTTGATCTACCTCATGAGTCCAAGATTTTTGATTTATGTAAGCTGTGCCTTATCAATATGG GGAGACCGGATGTGGCACTTTGCTATGTCTGTGTTCCTGGTGGAACTGTATGGACATAACCTCCTTCTAACAGCAGTTTTTGGCTTAGTGGTGGCTGGATCTGTGCTAATATTTGGGGTCTTAATTGGTGACTGGATTGACAGGAAACCAAGAAATAAAG TGGCTCACGCCTCGCTCTTCATTCAGAACGCCTCTGTCACCACCTGCTGCGGGGTCCTCATGCTGGTGTTCTCCTACAGAAGGGAGATGGAGCAAATCTGGCATGGCTGGCTCATG GTGGCCTGTTACGCAGTGGTGATCACCCTGGCGGCTGTGGCAAACCTGGCTGGTACAGCCCTGACCATCACCATTCAAAGGGACTGGATTGTGAGCCTTACTGGGGACAACAGAGGCCAGCTTGCTG GGATGAATGCAACAGTCCGGCGGCTGGATCAGGTCATTAGTATATTTGCCCCTCTGTCTGTGGGCCAGGTGATGACATGGGCATCTCATGTGATCGGCTGTGGTTTCATTCTTGGATGGAATGTGGTTTCACTGCTTGTAGAGTTTCTCTTTCTGTCCAGGGTTTATCAACTAGTTCCTCAATTGGCTGTAAAACCCCAGCAACAGACTGGGGAGCACTCCCTAGAAAGGCAGCGGGAGCCTATGAACATGCAAGGTAATTTTAAACTCAGAGT gccaaaggaccacagttatAAACTGGAAGGACAAAAAGCCAAAGGGTTTGACCTTTGTCTCCAAAACATGCGCAGGCTGCTCCGCACGTGCCGCGAGGGATGGGAAACGTACTGTCACCAGACTGTCTTCCTGGCTGGCCTGGGCTTGGCCTTCCTCTACATGACTGTTTTGGGGTTCGACTGCATCACCACTGGTTATGCCTACACCCAGGGGGTTGGAGGCTCCCTGCTTAGCATCCTCACGGCCCTTTCAGCCGTGTCTGGCCTGATGGGTACAATTCTCTTCACCCGCCTCCGGGGACATTATGGTTTGGTCACCACAGGAATCATTTCCAGCTGGCTCCACGTAGGTTGTCTAACACTCTGTGTGTTTTCTGTCTTTGCTCCTGGAAGTCCTTTTGATATGACTGTCTTCTCACTCCCATTAAACAAGACTTCCTCTTCAAAACGTGACCTTCTGAAAGAGGACCAGGTACACAGTTATTCTTTCAAAAGAAGCCTGAATCAACCCATCCTCCCAGATCGCTCTTCCATCCACTGGACCAACAGCACTGTTCTGTTCAATGGCCAGCAGGACCCGGAGCAGCCCGAGTCCTACATTTCTATCATCTTGCTCTTCTCAGGTGTGATCTTGGCAAGAATTG GCCTCTGGTCCTTTGACCTCACTGTGACTCAGCTTCTCCAGGAGAACATTCCAGAAGTGGAACGAGGGGCTGTCAACGGTGTGCAGTGCTCCCTGAACTACCTCATGGACCTCATCCACTTCATGCTCGTCATGCTGGCTCCGCGGCCACAGCAGTTCGGCATGCTGGTCTTCCTTTCCATACTGTTCGTGATCACTGGGCATGTGCTCTATTTCTTTTATGCAAGAAAGA